In one window of uncultured Campylobacter sp. DNA:
- a CDS encoding chemotaxis protein, with amino-acid sequence MLKAGIVYKFALIVLLGCALCILGFSGVNFARGEYDEAWMSLHKIAGLGLLCVAILHIITRRKKLVKLWGEFLDVVLSRKNPGFCNMDRIIGAIEPYNIREIAGKMGFEPDELAEILKSNGIKLVSADQGLRELAKFNDEKIFFILVLLIEAKFGKAGGCKV; translated from the coding sequence ATGCTTAAGGCGGGGATTGTTTATAAATTTGCGCTCATCGTGCTGCTAGGCTGCGCGCTTTGCATTTTGGGCTTCTCGGGCGTTAATTTCGCGCGCGGCGAATATGACGAGGCCTGGATGAGCCTGCATAAGATCGCAGGATTGGGCCTGCTTTGCGTCGCGATCTTGCATATAATCACGAGGCGAAAGAAGCTCGTAAAGCTCTGGGGCGAGTTTTTGGACGTGGTTTTGAGCCGCAAAAATCCCGGTTTTTGTAATATGGATCGCATCATCGGCGCGATCGAGCCTTATAATATCAGAGAAATCGCTGGTAAAATGGGCTTTGAGCCGGACGAGCTCGCTGAGATTTTGAAATCAAACGGCATCAAGCTTGTAAGCGCAGATCAAGGTCTGCGCGAGCTTGCGAAGTTTAACGACGAAAAAATTTTCTTCATCTTGGTGCTTTTGATCGAGGCAAAATTCGGCAAAGCGGGCGGATGTAAGGTCTAA